Below is a window of Roseivirga misakiensis DNA.
TACTGCTTGTGAAGATTTTGAGCAATTTAAGCCGCTATTTGAGGCTGTTAAAAGGGATATGTTTGATGGCTTGAGACCAACCATTCGCTTTAGAAAAGATGCCGGCTTTACCAAAACTACACTAGGTCGGGAGCAATTTATTATTGTTGGAGGGCAGATTGCCTATATAGCCGAGGTAGGAGAAACCATCAAGGCACCTAATGGCGAAGACGATGCACGATTGAGGGTGATTTATGCCAATGGCACTGAAAGCAATATCTTATTAAGGTCTCTTATTCGGGCCATGTATAAGGACGAAACCAGCAGGTTTATTACTGGCGCTAACTCCGGGCCACTCTTTTCTGGTGAAAACAGTGCTGATGATCAAGAAAGCGGTACTATCTATGTGCTTCGCAGTTTATCAAATCATCCGGCTATTAAGGAAAGTAGAGACATAGTTCATAAGATAGGAGTGACGGGTGGAGAGGTTCAGAAACGCGTTGTCAACGCTAAAAATGATCCCACTTTTCTTTTAGCAGAGGTAGAGATAGTAGCTACTTATAAGCTTGCCAATATTAACCGGGTCAAGCTTGAGCAAATTATCCATAAGGTTTTAAGCCCTGCCCGGCTTGATATTGAGATGAAAGATCGTTTTGGCAAGCCTGTAAAAGCCAAAGAGTGGTTTTTAGTACCCATATTTATCATT
It encodes the following:
- a CDS encoding GIY-YIG nuclease family protein; translation: MTKKKTLTEEDDALLVELGVEVEVKKAVKHTPREERIIAGFEEIQKFVEDHGKLPEHGEEKDIFERLYAVRLDQIRKLDECRELVQPMDYQNLLDAGATLNIETEATLNDEELLAQLGLEDQENSITKLKHVKTRAEKRAAEEIANRTACEDFEQFKPLFEAVKRDMFDGLRPTIRFRKDAGFTKTTLGREQFIIVGGQIAYIAEVGETIKAPNGEDDARLRVIYANGTESNILLRSLIRAMYKDETSRFITGANSGPLFSGENSADDQESGTIYVLRSLSNHPAIKESRDIVHKIGVTGGEVQKRVVNAKNDPTFLLAEVEIVATYKLANINRVKLEQIIHKVLSPARLDIEMKDRFGKPVKAKEWFLVPIFIIDELVEILKQGRLRDYYYDPKSAELKQR